The proteins below come from a single Aspergillus oryzae RIB40 DNA, chromosome 5 genomic window:
- a CDS encoding cyclic nucleotide-binding domain protein (leucine rich repeat proteins, some proteins contain F-box), whose protein sequence is MRRHGRSGGGSTKALAPVSDTVSLIHSFDSVMNPNRPVRPSPLAFSNIQALPLDLVDRLRSFPLFQSTPESFLSAVGRHLRPQLHQANDYILTEGDEAKAIYWLVRGAVSVTSRDGESVYVDLEPGAFFGEIGVLMDRPRTATIIARSRCLLIVLTKEDFRNILPHFPDVEQAIRDEAQERLMLLEKKKKETSAPPVDDIISRRGNKRLRETFSKDMSLAEQEGTALNWKSVNKKRKSPSPGLTDGVSSSALANGLVNVRLLLKELPLFAGLPGDILHFLGLNAQPRSYPPFTDIIKQDSQGREIYFIVRGEVEVLTERTHTEDVSHSVPNTIEHPGFEVKARLKAGQYFGEVVSLSLAPRRTATVRTINAVECLMISGDVLAEFWEKCPHDVRQQVEETAKERLQSAADGDVVMAEADGVGQFVGDSNFKVSASRRRSMPLLTLTETELDGPHTNKADDQAVLRPSDPDPFLNVGLDKVRLKSRRGSVAPLTPEEVSGEQQRPSPPSEPRSTSSSFLTLPEAAVSTTLKTQRESHKVNRGVLPDNILVRILNLLELHHLFRVRAVSLHWSEIINTSTDLLHDLDLSMYNRQITDDVLVKIICPFVGNRPRYVDISNCFHITDEGFNKLAATCGSNVVAWKMKSVWDVTASAILDMASTANGLQEVDLSNCRKVGDTLLARIIGWVMPGQHKDEPVKTSKGVLKPTMQTAAGAVFGCPKLTKLTLSYCKHVTDRSMHHIASHAAHRIEQMDLTRCTSITDQGFQYWGNARFTNLRRLCLADCTYLTDQAIVYLTNAAKQLQELDLSFCCALSDTATEVLALQCSQLTYLNMSFCGSAISDPSLRSIGLHLLHLKRLSVRGCVRVTGAGVEAVSDGCNQLESFDVSQCKNLTPWLEDGGHFKYQNKIRFETVAQNGKVFR, encoded by the exons ATGCGGCGCCATGGCAGGTCCGGCGGAGGCTCGACCAAAGCCCTCGCGCCGGTGTCTGATACAGTCTCGCTAATTCATTCATTCGACTCGGTCATGAATCCCAATCGCCCGGTCCGCCCTTCtcccttggccttctctaATATTCAAGCTCTTCCATTGGATCTGGTCGACCGATTGCGCTCTTTCCCGTTGTTCCAATCTACCCCGGAATCCTTTTTGAGCGCGGTGGGGCGGCATCTGCGCCCCCAACTCCATCAGGCCAATGATTATATTTTGACGGAAGGGGACGAGGCCAAGGCGATATATTGGCTGGTCCGGGGCGCAGTCTCCGTTACTTCCCGCGATGGCGAGAGTGTATATGTGGATCTTGAGCCAGGCGCTTTCTTTGGTGAAATAGGCGTGCTGATGGATCGTCCGCGGACTGCGACTATTATCGCTCGCTCCAGATGTCTGCTGATCGTCTTAACAAAGGAAGACTTTAGAAATATCCTTCCTCACTTCCCAGATGTGGAGCAAGCCATCCGAGATGAAGCTCAAGAGAGGTTGAtgctcttggagaagaagaagaaggagacaTCCGCGCCTCCAGTGGATGATATTATATCTCGCAGAGGAAACAAACGTCTGAGAGAAACTTTTTCCAAAGACATGTCTCTTGCGGAGCAAGAGGGCACGGCGTTGAACTGGAAGTCGGTCAACAAGAAACGCAAATCTCCCAGTCCTGGGTTAACTGATGGAGTTTCTTCAAGCGCACTCGCTAACGGACTTGTTAACGTGCGTCTTTTACTCAAAGAATTACCTCTGTTCGCCGGTCTTCCAGGGGACATCCTTCATTTCTTAGGCCTTAACGCCCAACCCCGGTCGTATCCTCCTTTCACCGACATTATCAAGCAGGACTCCCAAGGGCGGGAGATATACTTTATAGTTCGCGGCGAAGTTGAAGTATTGACTGAACGTACACACACAGAGGATGTCTCACACTCCGTGCCGAACACCATTGAACACCCGGGCTTTGAAGTGAAAGCGAGGCTGAAAGCGGGACAGTACTTTGGTGAGGTTGTAAGTCTTTCTCTGGCGCCACGCAGGACTGCAACAGTGCGTACTATCAACGCAGTTGAGTGCCTTATGATTAGCGGTGATGTCCTTGCCGAGTTTTGGGAGAAGTGCCCCCATGATGTTCGGCAGCAGGTGGAGGAAACTGCCAAAGAGCGGCTGCAATCGGCAGCTGATGGCGATGTCGTAATGGCTGAAGCGGACGGTGTTGGACAATTCGTTGGAGATAGCAACTTTAAAGTCAGCGCCTCGCGACGCCGATCGATGCCCCTCCTCACACTCACAGAAACAGAACTCGATGGTCCGCACACCAACAAGGCGGACGACCAGGCCGTTTTACGTCCCTCGGATCCAGATCCATTTCTCAATGTCGGCTTAGACAAGGTCCGGCTGAAAAGTAGACGCGGATCCGTCGCTCCGTTGACACCAGAGGAGGTCTCTGGGGAACAGCAACGGCCGTCACCACCATCTGAACCACGTTCGACAAGCTCGTCATTTCTCACGCTGCCCGAAGCCGCTGTGTCGACTACTCTAAAAACGCAGCGCGAGTCGCACAAAGTGAATCGTGGCGTGCTTCCTGATAATATCTTAGTGAGAATTCTCAACCTTCTAGAACTTCATCATCTTTTTCGAGTACGGGCGGTCTCCCTTCATTGGTCAGAGATCATCAATACATCTACGGATTTGCTGCACGATCTGGACCTAAGCATGTATAATCGACAAATCACCGATGACGTGTTAGTGAAAATCATATGTCCGTTTGTTGGGAATAGACCCCGCTATGTTGATATTAGCAATTGCTTTCACATCACCGATGAGGGATTCAATAAATTGGCTGCTACATGCGGTTCTAACGTCGTTGCGTGGAAGATGAAAAGTGTGTGGGACGTCACTGCATCCGCCATCCTTGACATGGCGAGCACGGCAAATGGATTGCAAGAGGTGGACTTGAGCAACTGCCGGAAAGTCGGGGACACGCTCTTGGCTCGGATTATTGGTTGGGTCATGCCTGGCCAACACAAAGATGAGCCTGTGAAGACGAGTAAAGGGGTTCTTAAGCCCACCATGCAAACCGCGGCTGGTGCTGTCTTCGGCTGCCCCAAGCTGACGAAATTGACGCTGTCATACTGCAAACACGTCACCGACCGGTCAATGCACCATATTGCGTCTCATGCTGCTCATAGAATCGAACAAATGGACTTGACACGTTGCACCTCTATCACAGACCAAGGTTTTCAATATTGGGGGAACGCGCGATTCACCAATCTGCGGAGGCTTTGTTTAGCCGACTGCACGTATTTGACCGACCAAGCTATTGTTTATTTGACCAACGCTGCTAAGCAGCTACAGGAATTGGATCTG TCGTTTTGTTGCGCATTATCAGATACAGCAACAGAGGTCCTTGCTCTTCAGTGTTCTCAATTGACTTATTTGAATATGTCTTTCTGTGGCTCTGCAATCTCCGACCCTTCCCTGCGCAGCattggtcttcatcttttgcACCTGAAGCGACTATCGGTTCGTGGCTGCGTTCGAGTCACCGGCGCCGGGGTAGAGGCAGTGTCTGACGGCTGTAACCAGCTGGAGTCGTTTGATGTCAGCCAGTGCAAGAACCTCACGCCCTGGCTCGAAGATGGCGGACATTTCAAATATCAGAACAAGATTAGGTTCGAGACAGTGGCTCAAAATGGTAAAGTATTTCGATGA
- a CDS encoding uncharacterized protein (predicted protein) — translation MDSHRSSDAHPRGSTTLMEILHWDKLFESDAPPRLGIEVGRRLPYTAMSAFSVGMVIGSSHGSKKSAYRFRAENAHRFPTTSTGWFQYHKTKNYTAIVGGVKEGMKMGLKLGFGALAFCLFEETVDYARHDRRDFLSTVTAGLSFSGIYSLLAARTTKLGLKLSLVYGLMQDALESLKGNRPAYVNFLLGNRRSKTE, via the exons ATGGACTCCCACCGATCGTCAGACGCGCATCCTCGAGGCTCAACAACCTTGATGGAGATACTCCACTGGGATAAGCTCTTTGAATCGGATGCACCCCCCAGACTTGGTATTGAAGTCGGAAGACGTCTGCCTTACACTGCCATGTCGGCCTTCTCAGTTGGTATGGTCATCGGGTCGTCTCATGGAAGTAAAAAGTCAGCATATCGCTTCCGTGCCGAAAACGCTCATCGCTTTCCCACGACATCGACCGGATGGTTTCAATACCACAAAACGAAGAACTACACGGCAATTGTTGGGGGAGTAAAAGAGGGAATGAAGATGGGATTAAAACTAGGCTTCGGCGCACTTGCATTCTGTCTATTCGAAGAAACAGTGGATTATGCCCGGCATGACCGGAGGGACTTCCTGTCTACAGTGACAGCTGGTTTATCATTCTCTGGCATCTACAGTTTATTAG CTGCTCGCACGACAAAACTGGGGCTGAAGCTGAGTCTGGTGTACGGACTTATGCAGGACGCTCTAGAATCCCTGAAGGGCAATCGACCTGCTTACGTTAATTTCCTTCTGGGAAATCGCCGATCGAAGACGGAATGA
- a CDS encoding uncharacterized protein (predicted protein): MTRYLCMKGEHDFADFSQPDPLSWTLLFKKHKMTVLLMLPPSATIPSVQATLLRALQSRGLTEINGDPVPEDSSDIEFGVAVDRNDLGKGWTKLEFQTPQFDEDEAPKRGAGRRSAAPLSLQAAEIRNGQPVAFRFRKRGEETETAEELIDLELEDPGWDVVLPSLDDEEEEN, from the exons ATGACTCGCTACCTGTGCATGAAAGGTGAACACGACTTCGCTGACTTT TCGCAACCTGATCCTTTAAGTTGGACGCTTCTGTTCAAGAAGCACAAGATGACCGTGCTCCTGATGCTCCCGCCTTCCGCAACGATCCCAAGCGTCCAAGCTACACTCCTCCGAGCGCTTCAATCACGCGGTCTAACAGAAATCAATGGCGATCCGGTACCGGAAGACTCGTCTGATATTGAATTTGGTGTCGCAGTAGACAGAAATGACCTCGGAAAGGGTTGGACTAAGCTTGAGTTCCAGACGCCGCAgttcgatgaagatgaagcacCAAAACGAGGGGCGGGGAGGAGATCTGCAGCCCCTCTGAGCTTACAAGCGGCTGAGATTAGAAATGGACAGCCTGTTGCTTTCAGGTTCCGGAAGCGCGGAGAGGAAACTGAAACGGCTGAAGAACTGATTGACCTCGAACTAGAGGACCCTGgttgggatgttgttcttcctagtctcgatgatgaagaggaggaaaattAA
- a CDS encoding kinesin family protein (kinesin-like protein), whose product MAIPSDASSITVAVRVRPFTIREAAQISKCEDGPLFLGDGSLAGAPTPKLNQKGIRSIIKVIDDRCLVFDPPEDSPVQKFSKSVVPNGKRVKDQTFAFDRIFDQNASQGEVYEATTRTLLDSVLDGYNATVFAYGATGCGKTHTITGTAQQPGIIFMTMQELFERIDERSGEKATEISLSYLEIYNETIRDLLVPGGSKGGLMLREDSNKSVSVSGLSSHHPQNVQQVMDMIMKGNECRTMSPTEANATSSRSHAVLQINIAQKDRNADVNEPHTMATLSIIDLAGSERASATKNRGERLFEGANINKSLLALGSCINALCDPRKRNHVPYRNSKLTRLLKFSLGGNCKTVMIVCVSPSSQHFDETQNTLRYANRAKNIQTKVTRNVFNVNRHVKDFLVKIDEQMNLINELKAQQKDYERIAFAKFKKQTEKKDAVVREGISRIRNAYEHSLPERQERTANMLKSRQISRRIGILSSWIAAFDSVCANSENEVPLANLQAIRKTAQGVLLELESSRQHYHQRLARSTWDRGINSAVEHAVRQLHDFGINDNGDLANLHREAELLKSNTERDAFSAVAEQEKAGEAETVQLLLQAQFEAISAIEDIMQMSEEEAVEAGKSILSKMLDSCSTATSSLVKPDGSLPAAQPFSPSKAMSPKPKKRVSLAALPAGKTLAAPISLASTAPASPGKGSPRRRRLGGGRKSVTFSPKKPQAKSTKRSVRWKDDEQDGSLAEFQKTPQKPRAQLFPEGPQGSPTTPAVPHRTTRKAGRQTKTTPSGSVRR is encoded by the exons ATGGCAATTCCAAGTGACGCTTCGTCTATCACCGTTGCAGTTAGAGTGAGGCCTTTCACAATCAGGGAGGCGGCACAGATCTCAAAATGTGAAGACGGTCCTCTCTTCCTTGGAGATGGCTCTTTGGCTGGagcaccaacaccaaagCTCAACCAGAAGGGAATTCGATCGATTATCAAGGTTATCGATGATAGGTGCCT AGTCTTCGACCCTCCGGAAGACAGCCCGGTACAGAAGTTCTCGAAAAGTGTTGTCCCCAACGGCAAACGCGTTAAAGACCAGACTTTTGCCTTCGACCGTATCTTTGACCAGAATGCTTCCCAAGGAGAGGTGTATGAAGCGACAACACGCACGCTTCTCGACAGCGTTCTTGATGGTTACAACGCCACAGTCTTCGCATATGGTGCGACTGGATGTGGAAAGACCCATACAATTACCGGAACGGCCCAGCAGCCTGGTATAATCTTTATGACTATGCAAGAGTTGTTTGAGCGTATCGACGAAAGATCGGGAGAGAAGGCGACAGAAATTTCTCTCTCGTACCTAGAAATCTACAACGAAACTATCCGTGACCTCCTTGTCCCTGGTGGCAGCAAAGGAGGCTTGATGCTGCGGGAAGACTCAAATAAATCGGTTTCAGTATCTGGGCTGTCAAgccaccatccccaaaaTGTGCAGCAGGTGATGGATATGATCATGAAGGGTAATGAGTGTCGCACAATGTCCCCAACAGAGGCCAACGCCACCTCTTCACGGTCACATGCAGTTCTTCAAATCAATATTGCCCAAAAGGATCGCAACGCTGATGTCAATGAGCCTCACACAATGGCAACACTGAGCATCATTGATCTTGCTGGTAGTGAGCGTGCAAGTGCAACGAAGAACAGAGGCGAGAGATTGTTCGAAGGTGCGAATATTAACAAATCGCTCCTCGCGTTAGGTAGCTGCATTAACGCTCTCTGTGACCCCCGAAAACGGAATCATGTTCCATACAGAAATTCGAAGCTCACTCGGCTCTTGAAGTTCTCATTGGGCGGCAATTGCAAGACAGTAATGATTGTCTGTGTTAGCCCCTCCAGCCAGCATTTCGACGAGACCCAAAACACCTTGCGTTATGCCAACAGAGCGAAGAATATCCAAACCAAGGTTACGAGGAATGTGTTCAATGTCAACCGTCACGTGAAGGACTTCCTGGTGAAGATCGACGAACAAATGAATCTAATTAACGAACTTAAAGCTCAACAGAAAGACTACGAGAGAATCGCTTTTGCGAAGTTTAAGAAGCaaacggaaaagaaagacgcAGTTGTCCGCGAAGGAATCTCTCGTATCCGAAATGCTTATGAGCACTCACTGCCTGAGAGGCAGGAAAGGACTGCAAACATGCTCAAGTCAAGACAGATTAGCCGCAGGATCGGTATACTGTCTTCGTGGATTGCTGCTTTTGACAGCGTATGTGCGAATTCCGAGAATGAGGTGCCCTTAGCGAATCTTCAAGCCATTCGCAAAACGGCACAAGGTGTTCTCCTTGAGTTGGAGAGTAGTAGGCAGCATTACCACCAACGGCTGGCTAGGAGCACTTGGGACAGAGGCATTAACTCGGCCGTTGAGCACGCCGTTCGTCAACTCCACGACTTTGGAATCAACGATAACGGTGACCTTGCCAACCTTCATCGCGAAGCAGAGCTCCTGAAATCAAACACAGAGCGTGATGCTTTTTCGGCGGTAGCGGAACAGGAGAAGGCAGGGGAAGCGGAAACCGTACAGCTACTGCTTCAGGCTCAATTCGAGGCCATATCTGCAATTGAGGATATCATGCAAATgagcgaagaggaagctgTTGAGGCGGGCAAGAGTATTCTTTCTAAGATGCTTGACTCCTGCTCTACTGCAACATCTAGTCTTGTGAAACCAGATGGCAGCTTACCGGCAGCTCAGCCATTCAGCCCTTCCAAAGCCATGTCCCccaagccgaagaagagagtgagTCTTGCAGCACTACCTGCTGGCAAGACTCTCGCTGCACCTATCAGCTTGGCATCGACAGCACCTGCCTCGCCCGGCAAGGGATCGCCCCGACGCCGTAGGTTGGGGGGTGGCCGGAAGAGCGTCACATTCTCACCCAAGAAGCCTCAGGCCAAGTCAACAAAACGAAGCGTACGTTGGAAGGATGACGAGCAAGACGGTTCTTTGGCTGAGTTTCAGAAGACACCACAAAAGCCGCGGGCACAACTTTTCCCCGAAGGCCCCCAAGGCAGTCCCA CTACACCAGCAGTCCCGCATCggacaacaaggaaagctggAAGGCAAACAAAGACGACGCCATCCGGATCAGTTCGGCGATGA
- a CDS encoding peptide-methionine-S-sulfoxide reductase (peptide methionine sulfoxide reductase): MSNNTQIATLAAGCFWGVEHLFRKNFGNGKGLLDAKVGYCGGETASPSYRAVCTGDTGHAEAVQVTFDPSIVTYRSLLEFFYRMHDPTTLNRQGPDVGTQYRSAIFTHGDEQEQIAKDVSEKVSKEWYKQPLSTDIVRAGQWWDAEEYHQLYLNKNPTGYECPAHYVRTFPPLSA; this comes from the exons ATGTCCAACAACACGCAAATCGCCACTCTGGCTGCTGGATGCTTCTGGGGCGTCGAGCACCTCTTTCGCAAGAACTTCGGCAATGGGAAAGGTCTCCTAGATGCGAAGGTTGGTTATTGCGGTGGAGAGACGGCGTCGCCCTCGTATCGGGCTGTGTGCACCGGAGATACCGGCC ATGCCGAAGCGGTGCAAGTGACGTTTGATCCCTCCATCGTTACCTACCGGTCTCTTCTGGAATTTTTCTACCGCATGCACGACCCCACCACTTTGAACCGCCAGGGACCTGATGTCGGCACCCAGTACCGTAGCGCCATCTTCACCCACGGAGACGAGCAGGAGCAGATCGCCAAGGATGTATCGGAGAAGGTGAGCAAGGAGTGGTACAAACAGCCTCTCTCCACTGACATTGTGCGTGCTGGCCAATGGTGGGATGCGGAGGAGTACCACCAGCTCTACCTGAACAAGAACCCAACGGGCTATGAATGTCCTGCTCA CTACGTGAGAACGTTCCCGCCTCTTTCTGCCTGA
- a CDS encoding uncharacterized protein (predicted protein), with translation MTGSWAQVASSTSSLPVQPQGVGQFMTPLPLGPASLSKQTSNNDENGDTRMSGISDVTLSAPMFPEIPEAKAGVLRIYGKTSKEIIQYLTTRIHEGPLQDIRLETNGRTRVTFQHASQALAFLMSNQEMEQMLGYGRFGCGYRVELAEIIDWNDDHRRMNQPIRERRRLSFTRKRLFADNMSPEKWKQDIRTLAGPGNIDFLWVFNSGNGRKISKVKKERKKERKKKDKKKEKIKAIRATW, from the exons ATGACTGGAAGCTGGGCTCAGGTCGCTAGTTCTACCTCAAGTCTCCCAGTCCAGCCTCAAGGGGTAGGCCAGTTCATGACTCCGTTGCCCTTGGGGCCGGCCTCTCTGTCCAAGCAAACCTCGAACAATGACGAGAATGGCGATACTCGGATGTCAGGAATTTCGGATGTCACGCTTTCTGCGCCCATGTTTCCAGAGATTCCAGAGGCCAAGGCAGGGGTCCTTCGTATTTATGGAAAAACCTCCAAAGAGATCATACAGTATCTTACTACCCGTATCCACGAGGGTCCATTGCAGGACATCCGACTTGAAACCAACGGAAGGACGCGAGTGACCTTCCAGCATGCGTCTCAGGCGCTTGCTTTCCTGATGTCTAACCAGGAGATGGAGCAAATGCTTGGCTACGGGCGTTTTGGATGCGGCTACCGCGTTGAATTGGCTGAGATTATTGATTGGAACGACGACCATCGTCGGATGAACCAGCCCATCCGAGAGCGTCGTCGTCTGTCCTTTACGAGAAAGCGGCTCTTTGCCGACAATATGTCGCCAGAGAAGTGGAAGCAGGACATCCGTACTTTGGCTGGACCAGGGAATATTGATTTCCTCTGGGTCTTCAATTCTGGTAACG GACGGAAAATTTCcaaagtaaagaaagaaagaaagaaagaaagaaagaaaaaagacaaaaagaaagaaaaaattaaG GCGATTCGAGCAACGTGGTAA